Proteins from one Larimichthys crocea isolate SSNF chromosome XX, L_crocea_2.0, whole genome shotgun sequence genomic window:
- the kmt2e gene encoding inactive histone-lysine N-methyltransferase 2E isoform X6, whose amino-acid sequence MSIVIPVGVDTADTSYLDMAAGSEPESVEASPVVVEKSSYPHQIYSSSSHHSHSYIGLPYADHNYGARPPPTPPASPPPSMLIRQGEGGLFVPGGQDEASRGTTLSTSEDGSYGADITRCICGFTHDDGYMICCDKCSAWQHIDCMGIDRQNIPETYLCERCQPRHLDRERAILLQTRKRECLSDGDTSATESGDEVPLELYSTFQHTPTTITLTTARLGNKQADKKRKKSGDKEPPASSARAKKAFREGSRKSSRVKGAAPEQEPTESLWENKIKTWMERYEEASSNQYSEDVQVLLRVKEQGDGKSLAYNTHPASFKPPVESQVQKNKKILKAVRDLAPDSLIIEYRGKFMLRQQFEANGYFFKRPYPFVLFYSKFDGLEMCVDARSFGNEARFIRRSCTPNSEVRHVIEDGMLHLYIYSLRPITKGTEITIGFDFDYGSCKYKVDCACVKGNQECPVLKHNLEPTENLVGRRRGSRKDKETVRDDLGQNQNMGLDGEGKGKSVGDGKQRKLSPLRLSISNNQDPELYEDLEDKTSVSNEVEMESEEQIAERRRKMTREERKMEAILQAFARMEKREKRREQALERIGSIKSEVGGRSDIKEEPPATPETADSPAVMQPLLEVKEEPGLKPAKVKGSRNRKSFSRNRTHIGQQRRRARTISTCSDLQPGSPIESVEPLSNEAPEGETPTAPEPEAISSQAPDTSPPHSSSPAPDRNRTGSKNFKTKKHFVSEWVGEKQQDRGAVRTPEPAPERPLRISSDPEVLATQLNALPGMACSPQVYSTPKHYVRFSSPFLANRSPTTPGVPTGRRRSRELPETPPTTGSCKKRWLKQALEEEGSTSPARRPSLLMPCEGPLSPSINGDSDSPLPYNGTCSLPELPTPLKKRRLSPLDACMSESSTPYGSPCATPTRADQSETPATPILLATPPRPRTEEPSTEPPPNTPTQTLNAPLESESSVESSPELSRKPSVQEADRPPSLVSSPCIRAPSSDGLPAEAKVSVPESPQPPVADSVDCGEDRTDGGVVEGSSEPSSSAETCASSFPGWIKSPDRGPTGPAGLNFSPVNSNLRDLTPSHTLEPLAAPFRPDAAAGAAAGSTAGTGSLVGPQAPFSEGQGQLFYPCSEEGGSLGFSRSLNGDGSGEGGGSAQNPPQKKKVSLLEYRKRQREARRSGSKTECSSPVSTVPPLTVDAFPVALETTSEPPLPPAPTAVCNANNTIVVKEPQTSEEAETPGEKGEKEGGEGQWTSSTSVEQARERSYHRALLLSKDKDTDGETEGGDTPALRDCPSPSLQKTPTHTPCSPGPLAQSTNRPPKEEDGDGQPSKPAGPKSAPLTPTKLHPTPLPSSPVHYPGPSLLHSPKPQPQGSPYRSQRALFSAQPQNQPQPQAQTGPAPFPQYNTQSAPPPPPPPPPAPPASTAYFPSQSPSPAGPFPGFKPAVTPPYPPCSQPLMQTLPHSVHYQSSAAPPPPPPPPPHPMPGPTLLHVNLQPPPIQQHQLMLTTAPPPPPPPQGQTSQQQQQQPPAGSSLLSLTPPPPPPPPPPAPSTNAPMQAHHFQNLGGFQPALLHPGGAATNPSVPQSTYPPPLQQTGLPPPPPPPPQQTQQGQAQAAASQMPSGTRGAPASSTPFHSSGYLSTGWH is encoded by the exons ACCAGAATCGGTGGAGGCCAGCCCTGTGGTGGTGGAAAAGTCCAGCTACCCACACCAGATCTACAGCAGCAGTTCTCACCATTCCCACAGTTACATTGGCCTGCCTTACGCT GACCATAACTATGGGGCGCGGCCCCCACCTACACCACCagcctcccctcccccctccatgTTGATCCGACAAGGAGAGGGGGGGTTGTTTGTTCCAGGGGGCCAGGACGAAGCATCAAGGGGCACGACGCTCAGCACCTCAGAGGATGGCAGCTACGGGGCTGACATCACCCGCTGCATCTGTGGCTTCACCCACGATGACGGCTACATGATCTGCTGTGATAAGTGCAG tgCCTGGCAGCATATAGACTGCATGGGCATCGACAGGCAGAACATTCCTGAGACCTACCTGTGTGAACGCTGCCAACCACGACACCTGGATCGAGAGAGGGCCATCCTGCTGCAGACCAGGAAACGGGAATGTTTGTCTG ATGGGGACACGAGTGCTACAGAGAGTGGAGATGAGGTGCCGCTAGAGCTCTACTCCACCTTCCAACACACGCCTACCACCATCACCCTGACTACCGCGCGCCTTGGCAATAAGCAGGCTGATAAGAAACGCAAAAAGAGCGGTGATAAAGAGCCTCCAGCGTCTTCTGCCCGAGCAAAGAAG GCCTTCCGAGAAGGGTCCAGAAAGTCCTCCAGAGTAAAG ggTGCAGCGCCAGAGCAGGAGCCAACAGAGTCCCTGTgggagaacaagatcaagacGTGGATGGAGCGTTATGAGGAGGCCAGCAGCAATCAGTACAGCGAGGATGTCCAGGTCCTGTTGCGTGTCAAAGAACAAGGCGATGGCAAGAGCCTGGCGTACAACACGCACCCTGCCTCTTTCAAACCCCCTGTGGAG AGTCAAGttcagaagaacaagaagatcCTCAAAGCGGTGCGAGACTTGGCCCCAGACTCCCTCATCATTGAGTACAGGGGCAAGTTCATGCTCAGACAGCAGTTTGAGGCCAACGGATACTTCTTTAAGAG gCCATACccatttgtgttattttattctaaatttGACGGACTGGAGATGTGCGTGGACGCTCGTAGCTTCGGCAACGAAGCGCGCTTCATCCGTCGCTCCTGCACCCCTAATTCTGAA GTGCGGCACGTCATTGAGGACGGCATGCTGCATTTATACATCTACTCATTGAGGCCGATCACCAAGGGCACAGAGATCACCATCGGTTTTGATTTTGACTATGGCAGCTG TAAATACAAGGTGGACTGTGCCTGCGTGAAGGGGAATCAGGAGTGCCCGGTGCTCAAGCACAACCTCGAACCCACAGAGAACCTGGTCGGCCGGCGCAGAGGGAGTCGTAAGGACAAGGAGACGGTTCGAGACGACCTgggccagaaccagaacatgGGTCTGGACGGCGAGGGGAAGGGCAAGAGCGTGGGCGACGGCAAACAGAGGAAGCTCTCTCCTCTTCGCCTCTCTATCTCAAACAACCAG GATCCTGAGTTATATGAGGATCTAGAAGACAAAACCTCCGTTAGCAATGAAGTAGAGATGGAGTCAGAGGAGCAGattgcagagaggaggaggaagatg AcacgagaggagaggaagatggaggccATCCTGCAAGCGTTTGCCCgaatggagaagagagagaagcgaAGGGAGCAGGCGCTGGAAAGAATCGGTAGCATCAAGTCGGAGGTCGGGGGACGCAGTGACATCAAGGAGGAGCCTCCAGCCACGCCAGAGACGGCAGATTCTCCAGCTGTTATGCAG CCGCTCctggaggtgaaagaggagcCAGGATTAAAGCCGGCCAAGGTCAAAGGCTCGAGGAACAGGAAAAGTTTCTCAAGGAACCGCACGCACATTGGCCAACAGCGCCGGAGAGCTCGCACCATCAGCAcctgctctgacctgcagcctGGCTCTCCAATTGAATCTGTGGAGCCTCTGAGCAACGAAGCCCCCGAAGGAGAGACACCCACCGCACCAGAGCCGGAGGCAATCTCTTCCCAAGCACCAGACACCAGCCCTCCGCACAGCAGCTCACCTGCACCTGACAGAAACCGCACCGGGAGCAAGAACTTCAAAACTAAAAAG cacttTGTGAGTGAGTGGGTGGGAGAGAAGCAGCAGGACCGTGGTGCAGTACGAACCCCAGAGCCGGCCCCCGAGAGGCCGCTGAGAATAAGCAGTGACCCCGAAGTACTCGCCACACAGCTGAACGCCCTCCCAGGCATGGCCTGCTCTCCACAGGTCTACAGCACGCCCAAACACTACGTCCGCTTCTCGTCCCCTTTCCTGGCGAACCGCAGTCCGACAACTCCCGGAGTCCCCACTGGGAGACGGCGTTCCAGAGAACTGCCAGAAACGCCGCCAACCACCGGCTCCTGCAAGAAG CGATGGTTGAAGCAGGCCCTTGAGGAAGAGGGATCCACCAGCCCAGCCAGACGACCAAGCCTCCTCATGCCCTGTGAGGGTCCTCTTAGCCCCTCAATCAACGGAGACTCTGACAGCCCTCTTCCCTACAATGGCACCTGCTCGCTACCTG AGTTGCCCACGCCTTTGAAAAAGCGCCGGTTGAGTCCATTAGATGCCTGTATGTCTGAGAGCTCCACACCCTACGGCTCCCCTTGTGCCACGCCCACCAGGGCAGACCAATCGGAGACACCCGCAACCCCCATCTTACTGGCTACCCCACCGCGTCCCAGAACGGAGGAGCCCAGTACAGAGCCCCCGCCCAACACCCCAACGCAGACACTTAACGCCCCTCTGGAG AGTGAATCCTCTGTGGAGAGCTCCCCAGAGCTCAGCCGGAAACCCAGTGTACAAGAG GCCGATCGTCCTCCTTCGTTGGTCTCCTCTCCCTGCATCAGGGCTCCCAGTTCAGACGGACTCCCGGCTGAAGCCAAAGTGTCGGTTCCTGAGAGTCCACAGCCTCCGGTCGCCGACTCTGTGGACTGTGGAGAGGACAGGACCGATGGTGGGGTTGTAGAAGGCAGTAGTGAGCCTTCCTCGTCCGCAGAAACATGTGCTTCCTCTTTTCCTGGCTGGATAAAAAGCCCAGACAGAGGCCCGACTGGACCAGCTGGCCTGAACTTCTCTCCAGTCAACTCAAACCTAAGGGACCTCACCCCCTCACACACTCTGGAGCCCCTGGCGGCTCCCTTCAGGCCCGACGCTGCAGCTGGGGCTGCGGCAGGGTCCACAGCAGGGACCGGGTCATTGGTTGGCCCTCAAGCCCCCTTCAGTGAAGGCCAGGGGCAGCTGTTTTACCCCTGCTCTGAGGAGGGAGGTTCACTCGGCTTCTCGCGCTCACTGAATGGGGATGGCAGCGGTGAAGGAGGAGGATCAGCGCAGAACCCCCCACAGAAGAAAAAG GTTTCCCTGCTAGAATACAGGAAACGTCAGCGCGAAGCCCGTCGCAGCGGCTCCAAGACCGAGTGCAGCTCTCCTGTCTCCACAGTGCCACCTCTGACCGTGGACGCCTTCCCCGTCGCGCTGGAGACGACAAGCGAACCTCCACTACCCCCTGCTCCTACAGCTGTCTGCAACGCCAACAACACCATCGTTGTTAAAGAGCCCCAGACGAGCGAGGAGGCCGAGACGCCCGGAGAGAAAGGcgagaaggaaggaggagaaggacagTG gacGTCGTCCACTTCTGTAGAGCAGGCCCGAGAACGCAGCTACcacagagctctgctgctcagCAAAGACAAGGACACGG ATGGTGAGACAGAAGGTGGAGATACACCTGCACTGAGAGATTGCCCGTCTCCAAGTCTTCAGAAGACCCCGACTCACACC CCCTGCTCTCCTGGTCCTCTCGCTCAGTCCACCAATCGGCCACCGAAGGAGGAAGACGGCGACGGGCAGCCGAGCAAGCCTGCGGGACCCAAGTCGGCTCCTCTGACCCCCACAAAGCTGCATCCCACCCCGTTACCCTCCTCGCCGGTCCACTATCCGGGACCCTCCCTCCTGCACTCGCCCAAGCCTCAGCCTCAGGGCTCGCCGTACCGCAGCCAGAGGGCGCTGTTCTCCGCTCAGCCTCAAAACCAACCGCAGCCCCAGGCTCAGACTGGCCCAGCTCCTTTCCCCCAGTATAACACACAGAGTGCTCCACcgccacctccccctcctccaccagcaccaccGGCCTCCACGGCGTATTTTCCCAGCCAGAGCCCCTCGCCTGCTGGACCTTTCCCCGGGTTCAAACCCGCTGTCACACCCCCTTACCCTCCGTGTTCTCAGCCCCTGATGCAGACTCTTCCCCACAGCGTGCACTATCAGAGCTCAGCCGCtccaccgccgccgcctcctccgcCCCCGCACCCGATGCCCGGCCCCACCCTGCTGCACGTCAACCTGCAGCCCCCTCCCATCCAGCAGCACCAGCTCATGCTGACCACCGCccctccgccgcctcctcccCCACAGGGCCAGacctcacagcagcagcagcagcagcctcccgCTGGCAGCTCCCTGCTGTCGCTCACccctcctccgccgcctcctccacctcctccagcccCCTCGACCAACGCCCCGATGCAGGCCCACCACTTTCAGAACTTAGGGGGTTTTCAGCCGGCGTTGCTACACCCGGGCGGCGCCGCCACAAACCCTTCAGTGCCCCAATCCACGTACCCCCCACCCCTTCAGCAGACCGGActgcctccacctccccctcctcctccccaacAGACTCAACAAGGCCAGGCTCAGGCCGCCGCCTCCCAGATGCCTTCTGGGACTCGTGGAGCTCCTGCGTCCTCGACCCCCTTCCACAGCTCGGGGTACCTGAGCACAGGGTGGCACTGA
- the kmt2e gene encoding inactive histone-lysine N-methyltransferase 2E isoform X8, producing MSIVIPVGVDTADTSYLDMAAGSDRPESVEASPVVVEKSSYPHQIYSSSSHHSHSYIGLPYADHNYGARPPPTPPASPPPSMLIRQGEGGLFVPGGQDEASRGTTLSTSEDGSYGADITRCICGFTHDDGYMICCDKCSAWQHIDCMGIDRQNIPETYLCERCQPRHLDRERAILLQTRKRECLSDGDTSATESGDEVPLELYSTFQHTPTTITLTTARLGNKQADKKRKKSGDKEPPASSARAKKAFREGSRKSSRVKGAAPEQEPTESLWENKIKTWMERYEEASSNQYSEDVQVLLRVKEQGDGKSLAYNTHPASFKPPVESQVQKNKKILKAVRDLAPDSLIIEYRGKFMLRQQFEANGYFFKRPYPFVLFYSKFDGLEMCVDARSFGNEARFIRRSCTPNSEVRHVIEDGMLHLYIYSLRPITKGTEITIGFDFDYGSCKYKVDCACVKGNQECPVLKHNLEPTENLVGRRRGSRKDKETVRDDLGQNQNMGLDGEGKGKSVGDGKQRKLSPLRLSISNNQTREERKMEAILQAFARMEKREKRREQALERIGSIKSEVGGRSDIKEEPPATPETADSPAVMQPLLEVKEEPGLKPAKVKGSRNRKSFSRNRTHIGQQRRRARTISTCSDLQPGSPIESVEPLSNEAPEGETPTAPEPEAISSQAPDTSPPHSSSPAPDRNRTGSKNFKTKKHFVSEWVGEKQQDRGAVRTPEPAPERPLRISSDPEVLATQLNALPGMACSPQVYSTPKHYVRFSSPFLANRSPTTPGVPTGRRRSRELPETPPTTGSCKKRWLKQALEEEGSTSPARRPSLLMPCEGPLSPSINGDSDSPLPYNGTCSLPELPTPLKKRRLSPLDACMSESSTPYGSPCATPTRADQSETPATPILLATPPRPRTEEPSTEPPPNTPTQTLNAPLESESSVESSPELSRKPSVQEADRPPSLVSSPCIRAPSSDGLPAEAKVSVPESPQPPVADSVDCGEDRTDGGVVEGSSEPSSSAETCASSFPGWIKSPDRGPTGPAGLNFSPVNSNLRDLTPSHTLEPLAAPFRPDAAAGAAAGSTAGTGSLVGPQAPFSEGQGQLFYPCSEEGGSLGFSRSLNGDGSGEGGGSAQNPPQKKKVSLLEYRKRQREARRSGSKTECSSPVSTVPPLTVDAFPVALETTSEPPLPPAPTAVCNANNTIVVKEPQTSEEAETPGEKGEKEGGEGQWTSSTSVEQARERSYHRALLLSKDKDTDGETEGGDTPALRDCPSPSLQKTPTHTPCSPGPLAQSTNRPPKEEDGDGQPSKPAGPKSAPLTPTKLHPTPLPSSPVHYPGPSLLHSPKPQPQGSPYRSQRALFSAQPQNQPQPQAQTGPAPFPQYNTQSAPPPPPPPPPAPPASTAYFPSQSPSPAGPFPGFKPAVTPPYPPCSQPLMQTLPHSVHYQSSAAPPPPPPPPPHPMPGPTLLHVNLQPPPIQQHQLMLTTAPPPPPPPQGQTSQQQQQQPPAGSSLLSLTPPPPPPPPPPAPSTNAPMQAHHFQNLGGFQPALLHPGGAATNPSVPQSTYPPPLQQTGLPPPPPPPPQQTQQGQAQAAASQMPSGTRGAPASSTPFHSSGYLSTGWH from the exons CAGACCAGAATCGGTGGAGGCCAGCCCTGTGGTGGTGGAAAAGTCCAGCTACCCACACCAGATCTACAGCAGCAGTTCTCACCATTCCCACAGTTACATTGGCCTGCCTTACGCT GACCATAACTATGGGGCGCGGCCCCCACCTACACCACCagcctcccctcccccctccatgTTGATCCGACAAGGAGAGGGGGGGTTGTTTGTTCCAGGGGGCCAGGACGAAGCATCAAGGGGCACGACGCTCAGCACCTCAGAGGATGGCAGCTACGGGGCTGACATCACCCGCTGCATCTGTGGCTTCACCCACGATGACGGCTACATGATCTGCTGTGATAAGTGCAG tgCCTGGCAGCATATAGACTGCATGGGCATCGACAGGCAGAACATTCCTGAGACCTACCTGTGTGAACGCTGCCAACCACGACACCTGGATCGAGAGAGGGCCATCCTGCTGCAGACCAGGAAACGGGAATGTTTGTCTG ATGGGGACACGAGTGCTACAGAGAGTGGAGATGAGGTGCCGCTAGAGCTCTACTCCACCTTCCAACACACGCCTACCACCATCACCCTGACTACCGCGCGCCTTGGCAATAAGCAGGCTGATAAGAAACGCAAAAAGAGCGGTGATAAAGAGCCTCCAGCGTCTTCTGCCCGAGCAAAGAAG GCCTTCCGAGAAGGGTCCAGAAAGTCCTCCAGAGTAAAG ggTGCAGCGCCAGAGCAGGAGCCAACAGAGTCCCTGTgggagaacaagatcaagacGTGGATGGAGCGTTATGAGGAGGCCAGCAGCAATCAGTACAGCGAGGATGTCCAGGTCCTGTTGCGTGTCAAAGAACAAGGCGATGGCAAGAGCCTGGCGTACAACACGCACCCTGCCTCTTTCAAACCCCCTGTGGAG AGTCAAGttcagaagaacaagaagatcCTCAAAGCGGTGCGAGACTTGGCCCCAGACTCCCTCATCATTGAGTACAGGGGCAAGTTCATGCTCAGACAGCAGTTTGAGGCCAACGGATACTTCTTTAAGAG gCCATACccatttgtgttattttattctaaatttGACGGACTGGAGATGTGCGTGGACGCTCGTAGCTTCGGCAACGAAGCGCGCTTCATCCGTCGCTCCTGCACCCCTAATTCTGAA GTGCGGCACGTCATTGAGGACGGCATGCTGCATTTATACATCTACTCATTGAGGCCGATCACCAAGGGCACAGAGATCACCATCGGTTTTGATTTTGACTATGGCAGCTG TAAATACAAGGTGGACTGTGCCTGCGTGAAGGGGAATCAGGAGTGCCCGGTGCTCAAGCACAACCTCGAACCCACAGAGAACCTGGTCGGCCGGCGCAGAGGGAGTCGTAAGGACAAGGAGACGGTTCGAGACGACCTgggccagaaccagaacatgGGTCTGGACGGCGAGGGGAAGGGCAAGAGCGTGGGCGACGGCAAACAGAGGAAGCTCTCTCCTCTTCGCCTCTCTATCTCAAACAACCAG AcacgagaggagaggaagatggaggccATCCTGCAAGCGTTTGCCCgaatggagaagagagagaagcgaAGGGAGCAGGCGCTGGAAAGAATCGGTAGCATCAAGTCGGAGGTCGGGGGACGCAGTGACATCAAGGAGGAGCCTCCAGCCACGCCAGAGACGGCAGATTCTCCAGCTGTTATGCAG CCGCTCctggaggtgaaagaggagcCAGGATTAAAGCCGGCCAAGGTCAAAGGCTCGAGGAACAGGAAAAGTTTCTCAAGGAACCGCACGCACATTGGCCAACAGCGCCGGAGAGCTCGCACCATCAGCAcctgctctgacctgcagcctGGCTCTCCAATTGAATCTGTGGAGCCTCTGAGCAACGAAGCCCCCGAAGGAGAGACACCCACCGCACCAGAGCCGGAGGCAATCTCTTCCCAAGCACCAGACACCAGCCCTCCGCACAGCAGCTCACCTGCACCTGACAGAAACCGCACCGGGAGCAAGAACTTCAAAACTAAAAAG cacttTGTGAGTGAGTGGGTGGGAGAGAAGCAGCAGGACCGTGGTGCAGTACGAACCCCAGAGCCGGCCCCCGAGAGGCCGCTGAGAATAAGCAGTGACCCCGAAGTACTCGCCACACAGCTGAACGCCCTCCCAGGCATGGCCTGCTCTCCACAGGTCTACAGCACGCCCAAACACTACGTCCGCTTCTCGTCCCCTTTCCTGGCGAACCGCAGTCCGACAACTCCCGGAGTCCCCACTGGGAGACGGCGTTCCAGAGAACTGCCAGAAACGCCGCCAACCACCGGCTCCTGCAAGAAG CGATGGTTGAAGCAGGCCCTTGAGGAAGAGGGATCCACCAGCCCAGCCAGACGACCAAGCCTCCTCATGCCCTGTGAGGGTCCTCTTAGCCCCTCAATCAACGGAGACTCTGACAGCCCTCTTCCCTACAATGGCACCTGCTCGCTACCTG AGTTGCCCACGCCTTTGAAAAAGCGCCGGTTGAGTCCATTAGATGCCTGTATGTCTGAGAGCTCCACACCCTACGGCTCCCCTTGTGCCACGCCCACCAGGGCAGACCAATCGGAGACACCCGCAACCCCCATCTTACTGGCTACCCCACCGCGTCCCAGAACGGAGGAGCCCAGTACAGAGCCCCCGCCCAACACCCCAACGCAGACACTTAACGCCCCTCTGGAG AGTGAATCCTCTGTGGAGAGCTCCCCAGAGCTCAGCCGGAAACCCAGTGTACAAGAG GCCGATCGTCCTCCTTCGTTGGTCTCCTCTCCCTGCATCAGGGCTCCCAGTTCAGACGGACTCCCGGCTGAAGCCAAAGTGTCGGTTCCTGAGAGTCCACAGCCTCCGGTCGCCGACTCTGTGGACTGTGGAGAGGACAGGACCGATGGTGGGGTTGTAGAAGGCAGTAGTGAGCCTTCCTCGTCCGCAGAAACATGTGCTTCCTCTTTTCCTGGCTGGATAAAAAGCCCAGACAGAGGCCCGACTGGACCAGCTGGCCTGAACTTCTCTCCAGTCAACTCAAACCTAAGGGACCTCACCCCCTCACACACTCTGGAGCCCCTGGCGGCTCCCTTCAGGCCCGACGCTGCAGCTGGGGCTGCGGCAGGGTCCACAGCAGGGACCGGGTCATTGGTTGGCCCTCAAGCCCCCTTCAGTGAAGGCCAGGGGCAGCTGTTTTACCCCTGCTCTGAGGAGGGAGGTTCACTCGGCTTCTCGCGCTCACTGAATGGGGATGGCAGCGGTGAAGGAGGAGGATCAGCGCAGAACCCCCCACAGAAGAAAAAG GTTTCCCTGCTAGAATACAGGAAACGTCAGCGCGAAGCCCGTCGCAGCGGCTCCAAGACCGAGTGCAGCTCTCCTGTCTCCACAGTGCCACCTCTGACCGTGGACGCCTTCCCCGTCGCGCTGGAGACGACAAGCGAACCTCCACTACCCCCTGCTCCTACAGCTGTCTGCAACGCCAACAACACCATCGTTGTTAAAGAGCCCCAGACGAGCGAGGAGGCCGAGACGCCCGGAGAGAAAGGcgagaaggaaggaggagaaggacagTG gacGTCGTCCACTTCTGTAGAGCAGGCCCGAGAACGCAGCTACcacagagctctgctgctcagCAAAGACAAGGACACGG ATGGTGAGACAGAAGGTGGAGATACACCTGCACTGAGAGATTGCCCGTCTCCAAGTCTTCAGAAGACCCCGACTCACACC CCCTGCTCTCCTGGTCCTCTCGCTCAGTCCACCAATCGGCCACCGAAGGAGGAAGACGGCGACGGGCAGCCGAGCAAGCCTGCGGGACCCAAGTCGGCTCCTCTGACCCCCACAAAGCTGCATCCCACCCCGTTACCCTCCTCGCCGGTCCACTATCCGGGACCCTCCCTCCTGCACTCGCCCAAGCCTCAGCCTCAGGGCTCGCCGTACCGCAGCCAGAGGGCGCTGTTCTCCGCTCAGCCTCAAAACCAACCGCAGCCCCAGGCTCAGACTGGCCCAGCTCCTTTCCCCCAGTATAACACACAGAGTGCTCCACcgccacctccccctcctccaccagcaccaccGGCCTCCACGGCGTATTTTCCCAGCCAGAGCCCCTCGCCTGCTGGACCTTTCCCCGGGTTCAAACCCGCTGTCACACCCCCTTACCCTCCGTGTTCTCAGCCCCTGATGCAGACTCTTCCCCACAGCGTGCACTATCAGAGCTCAGCCGCtccaccgccgccgcctcctccgcCCCCGCACCCGATGCCCGGCCCCACCCTGCTGCACGTCAACCTGCAGCCCCCTCCCATCCAGCAGCACCAGCTCATGCTGACCACCGCccctccgccgcctcctcccCCACAGGGCCAGacctcacagcagcagcagcagcagcctcccgCTGGCAGCTCCCTGCTGTCGCTCACccctcctccgccgcctcctccacctcctccagcccCCTCGACCAACGCCCCGATGCAGGCCCACCACTTTCAGAACTTAGGGGGTTTTCAGCCGGCGTTGCTACACCCGGGCGGCGCCGCCACAAACCCTTCAGTGCCCCAATCCACGTACCCCCCACCCCTTCAGCAGACCGGActgcctccacctccccctcctcctccccaacAGACTCAACAAGGCCAGGCTCAGGCCGCCGCCTCCCAGATGCCTTCTGGGACTCGTGGAGCTCCTGCGTCCTCGACCCCCTTCCACAGCTCGGGGTACCTGAGCACAGGGTGGCACTGA